A single genomic interval of Croceibacter atlanticus HTCC2559 harbors:
- a CDS encoding ABC transporter substrate-binding protein produces MTIKDQLSRTLLVKTTPKRIVSLVPSQTELLVNLGLEHQIVGLTKFCVHPKGLIKKKTVVGGTKQIHSDKLEALNPDIILCNKEENTKEIVDTCEEICPVHVSNVQTLEENYELIKQYGALFNKEPEAETLISKQKSEFSQLTNQLKGVKKKRVVYLIWRNPYMTIGNDTFINYLLKIAGFENVFANKSRYPELQLESLKDLAIDYVFLSSEPYPFNEKHFKDFKGIIDKSKLIKVDGEYFSWYGSRLLGAATYFKHLRASLGLGL; encoded by the coding sequence ATGACAATAAAAGATCAATTATCTAGAACTTTATTAGTTAAGACGACTCCAAAGCGTATTGTGTCTTTAGTGCCTAGCCAAACAGAGTTATTAGTAAATTTAGGTTTGGAGCATCAAATTGTTGGGCTCACTAAATTTTGCGTTCACCCAAAAGGTTTAATTAAAAAAAAGACCGTTGTTGGTGGTACAAAGCAAATTCATAGTGACAAACTAGAAGCACTAAATCCAGATATTATTCTATGTAACAAAGAAGAGAATACTAAAGAAATTGTTGATACCTGTGAGGAAATCTGTCCTGTACATGTTTCTAATGTACAAACCTTAGAGGAAAACTATGAACTCATCAAGCAATATGGAGCACTATTTAATAAAGAACCTGAAGCAGAGACGTTAATATCTAAACAGAAATCTGAATTTTCACAGCTTACAAATCAGCTAAAAGGAGTGAAGAAGAAAAGAGTAGTGTATTTAATATGGCGTAATCCTTATATGACAATTGGCAATGACACCTTTATAAATTACCTACTTAAAATTGCTGGTTTTGAAAATGTATTTGCAAATAAATCTAGATATCCAGAGCTACAACTGGAGTCACTCAAAGATTTAGCAATAGATTATGTATTTCTTTCTTCAGAACCTTATCCCTTTAATGAAAAACACTTTAAGGACTTTAAGGGAATTATTGATAAGTCTAAATTAATTAAAGTAGATGGTGAGTACTTTAGTTGGTATGGTTCTAGATTGCTTGGGGCAGCAACCTATTTTAAGCATTTGCGAGCAAGTTTAGGATTGGGTCTCTAA
- a CDS encoding Lacal_2735 family protein, with amino-acid sequence MLFKSKNKSSLDKLKDKYTYLMRKSYNTAIKDKQKSDVLNKRADLVLREIKRLETQS; translated from the coding sequence ATGCTATTTAAATCTAAGAACAAGAGCTCTTTAGATAAACTTAAAGATAAGTATACTTATTTAATGAGAAAATCTTACAACACCGCTATTAAAGACAAGCAAAAAAGTGATGTCCTAAACAAAAGAGCAGATTTGGTATTGAGAGAAATTAAGAGGTTAGAGACCCAATCCTAA
- a CDS encoding DUF4197 domain-containing protein translates to MKKVIALCLILVVSSCAELQQVVNNLPQQGYGLTQEQIGQGLKQALDKGIDQQVTKLTQQDGFYRNELVKIFLPEELQKVDKGLRDIGLGNLADEGIKLLNRAAEDAVSEATPIFIDAVKDITFTDAKNILLGPDNAATQYLSDKTTNALYAKFNPVISNSFAKVGADQIWENLITRYNQIPFTQNVNPDLTDYVTQEALKGVFTMIAVEENNIRDQVSSRTTDLLRRVFALQD, encoded by the coding sequence ATGAAAAAAGTTATCGCTTTATGTTTAATTCTTGTAGTTTCTTCTTGTGCAGAGCTACAACAAGTAGTTAATAATTTACCACAACAAGGTTATGGCCTTACACAAGAGCAAATTGGCCAAGGTCTTAAACAAGCCTTAGATAAGGGTATAGACCAACAGGTTACAAAACTAACACAGCAAGATGGCTTTTATAGAAATGAATTGGTTAAGATATTCTTACCCGAAGAACTACAAAAAGTAGATAAAGGATTGCGAGATATTGGCTTAGGAAACTTAGCAGATGAAGGTATAAAATTACTTAACAGAGCTGCAGAAGATGCTGTTAGTGAAGCAACACCTATATTTATTGATGCTGTTAAGGATATTACCTTTACAGATGCTAAGAATATTCTTTTAGGTCCAGATAACGCAGCCACACAATATTTAAGCGATAAAACGACTAACGCGCTTTATGCTAAGTTTAATCCTGTAATTAGTAACTCTTTTGCAAAGGTTGGTGCAGATCAAATCTGGGAGAACTTAATAACACGCTATAACCAAATTCCATTTACTCAAAATGTGAATCCAGATTTAACAGATTATGTAACGCAAGAAGCCTTAAAGGGTGTTTTTACAATGATTGCTGTTGAAGAAAATAATATAAGAGACCAAGTATCTTCTAGAACAACAGATTTGCTAAGACGCGTTTTCGCGCTACAAGATTAA
- a CDS encoding methylmalonyl-CoA mutase family protein has product MEQVAPYKPTYKVRIVTAASLFDGHDAAINIMRRIIQSTGVEVIHLGHDRSVEEVVNTAIQEDANAIAMTSYQGGHNEYFKYMYDLLQEKGAGHIKIFGGGGGVILPEEIKELMDYGITRIYSPDDGRELGLQGMINDLVKTSDFPIGKTLNGELKELPNKSPNAIARVISAAENFPEVAKDTLDEIHKKNEKSTTPVLGITGTGGAGKSSLVDELVRRFLVDFPEKTIGLISVDPSKRKTGGALLGDRIRMNAINSPRVYMRSLATRQSNLALSKYVNEAVEVLKAAEYDIIILETSGIGQSDTEIIEHSDVSLYVMTPEFGAATQLEKIDMLDFADLVAINKFDKRGALDALRDVKKQFMRNHQLWDVHQDDLPVYGTIASQFNDPGMNTLYKAIMDKVVERTGAELSSNFEISKEMSEKIFVIPPARTRYLSEIAENNRGYDTTAAAQVEVAQRLYGIFKTVESVTGTSPNLTKAGLEVTEEPSENKELLKLLIAEFDRVKMDLDPYNWEVITGWSEKVDRYKNPIYSFKVRDKEIKIETHTESLSHTQIPKVALPKYQAWGDILKWVLQENVPGEFPYTAGLYPFKRTGEDPARMFAGEGGPERTNRRFHYVSMGLPAKRLSTAFDSVTLYGNDPGHRPDIYGKIGNAGVSICCLDDAKKLYSGFDLSHPLTSVSMTINGPAPMLLGFFMNAAIDQNCEKYIKEHGLESEVEEKINAIYSENGLTRPTYQGELPETNNGLGLMLLGVTGDQVLPKDVYQDIKVNTLKQVRGTVQADILKEDQAQNTCIFSTEFALRLMGDVQEYFIEKQVRNFYSVSISGYHIAEAGANPITQLALTLANGFTYVEYYLSRGMDINKFGPNLSFFFSNGIDPEYAVIGRVARKIWSKALKHKYGANPRAQMLKYHIQTSGRSLHAQEIDFNDIRTTLQALYAIYDNCNSLHTNAYDEAITTPTEESVRRAMAIQLIINKELGLAKNENPIQGAFIIEELTDLVEEAVLQEFDRITERGGVLGAMETMYQRSKIQEESLYYETLKHNGDFPIIGVNTFLSSTGSPTVQPAEVIRATETEKQHQIATLENLHKTYEDRIEDTLKSLQHAAIQNENMFDVLMEATKVCSLGQITESLFEVGGQYRRNM; this is encoded by the coding sequence ATGGAACAAGTAGCACCTTACAAACCAACATATAAAGTTAGAATAGTAACAGCAGCATCATTATTTGATGGTCATGACGCCGCAATAAATATTATGCGACGCATCATACAATCTACAGGTGTAGAGGTTATTCACCTAGGTCATGACCGTAGTGTAGAAGAAGTGGTTAATACTGCCATACAAGAAGATGCCAATGCTATTGCTATGACATCTTATCAAGGTGGTCATAACGAGTACTTTAAGTATATGTATGATTTGCTTCAGGAAAAAGGCGCTGGTCACATCAAGATCTTTGGTGGTGGCGGTGGTGTTATCCTTCCAGAAGAAATTAAGGAGTTAATGGATTATGGGATTACCAGAATCTATTCGCCAGACGATGGTCGTGAGCTTGGCCTACAAGGTATGATTAACGATTTGGTAAAAACTTCAGATTTTCCAATAGGTAAAACGTTAAATGGTGAATTAAAAGAATTACCAAATAAATCGCCTAACGCTATAGCACGAGTTATTTCGGCTGCTGAAAACTTTCCAGAAGTAGCTAAAGACACTTTAGACGAAATACATAAGAAAAATGAAAAAAGTACAACACCTGTTTTAGGTATTACCGGTACTGGTGGAGCAGGAAAATCGTCTTTAGTAGATGAGTTAGTACGTCGTTTTTTGGTAGATTTTCCAGAGAAAACCATAGGGTTAATCTCTGTAGATCCTTCTAAACGTAAAACTGGTGGTGCATTGCTAGGAGATCGTATTCGTATGAATGCCATAAACTCTCCACGTGTATATATGCGTAGCTTGGCAACACGCCAAAGTAACTTGGCCTTATCTAAATATGTAAATGAAGCTGTTGAAGTTTTAAAAGCAGCAGAGTATGATATTATTATTCTTGAAACTTCTGGTATTGGCCAAAGCGATACAGAAATTATTGAGCATAGTGATGTATCTCTTTATGTTATGACACCAGAGTTTGGTGCAGCAACACAGCTGGAAAAGATAGATATGTTAGATTTTGCCGACTTGGTAGCTATTAATAAGTTTGACAAGCGTGGTGCTTTAGATGCCTTACGCGATGTTAAAAAACAATTTATGCGCAACCACCAATTATGGGATGTGCACCAAGACGATTTACCAGTTTACGGTACAATTGCCTCTCAGTTTAACGATCCAGGAATGAATACGCTTTATAAAGCGATTATGGATAAGGTTGTAGAGCGCACAGGAGCAGAGTTGTCTTCTAACTTCGAGATAAGTAAGGAGATGAGTGAGAAGATATTTGTAATTCCGCCAGCTCGTACACGTTACCTTTCAGAAATTGCTGAAAATAATCGTGGTTACGACACTACTGCAGCAGCACAAGTTGAAGTTGCTCAACGTTTATACGGTATCTTTAAAACAGTTGAGTCTGTTACAGGAACCTCACCAAACTTAACTAAAGCAGGTTTAGAGGTAACTGAAGAACCTTCAGAAAACAAAGAACTTTTAAAATTACTTATAGCAGAATTTGACCGTGTTAAAATGGATCTAGATCCATACAACTGGGAAGTTATAACAGGTTGGAGTGAAAAAGTAGATCGCTATAAAAACCCTATCTATTCATTTAAGGTAAGAGATAAGGAAATAAAGATTGAGACACATACTGAGTCTTTATCACACACGCAAATACCTAAAGTGGCCTTACCAAAATACCAAGCTTGGGGCGATATCTTAAAATGGGTATTACAAGAAAATGTACCAGGAGAATTTCCGTACACTGCAGGATTATATCCATTTAAACGAACAGGCGAAGATCCAGCACGTATGTTTGCCGGAGAAGGTGGTCCAGAACGTACCAACCGTAGGTTTCACTATGTGAGTATGGGCTTGCCAGCAAAACGTTTATCTACCGCGTTTGATAGTGTTACACTTTATGGTAACGATCCAGGACACAGACCAGATATTTATGGTAAAATAGGAAACGCAGGTGTAAGTATATGTTGTTTAGACGATGCTAAGAAATTATATTCAGGATTCGATTTAAGTCATCCACTAACATCGGTAAGTATGACCATTAATGGTCCTGCACCAATGCTGTTAGGCTTCTTTATGAATGCAGCAATAGATCAAAATTGTGAGAAATACATAAAAGAGCACGGCTTAGAAAGTGAAGTAGAAGAAAAGATTAATGCTATTTATAGTGAAAATGGTTTAACACGCCCAACGTATCAAGGTGAGTTGCCAGAAACTAATAATGGTTTAGGGTTAATGTTATTAGGAGTAACAGGAGACCAAGTATTACCTAAAGATGTGTACCAAGACATAAAGGTAAATACCTTAAAACAAGTTCGTGGTACCGTACAAGCAGATATATTAAAAGAAGATCAAGCGCAAAATACGTGTATTTTCTCAACTGAATTTGCATTGCGTTTAATGGGAGATGTACAAGAGTATTTTATAGAAAAACAAGTGCGCAACTTCTATTCAGTTTCTATAAGTGGTTATCATATTGCTGAAGCAGGTGCCAACCCAATAACACAGTTGGCTTTAACCTTGGCAAATGGTTTTACTTATGTAGAGTACTACCTGTCTAGAGGAATGGATATTAATAAATTTGGACCTAACCTATCCTTTTTCTTTAGTAACGGTATAGATCCAGAATATGCAGTAATAGGTCGTGTGGCACGTAAAATTTGGTCTAAAGCCTTAAAACATAAATACGGAGCCAATCCTAGAGCACAGATGTTAAAGTACCACATACAAACATCTGGACGTAGTTTACACGCTCAGGAAATTGACTTTAATGATATACGTACAACATTACAAGCCTTGTATGCTATTTATGATAACTGTAACTCATTGCATACAAATGCGTATGATGAAGCTATTACCACACCAACAGAAGAATCTGTAAGACGTGCAATGGCTATACAGTTAATTATTAATAAGGAATTAGGACTAGCTAAAAACGAAAACCCGATACAAGGCGCTTTTATTATTGAAGAGCTTACAGACTTGGTAGAAGAAGCCGTATTGCAGGAATTTGATCGTATTACAGAACGTGGTGGCGTTCTTGGTGCTATGGAAACTATGTACCAACGTAGCAAGATACAGGAAGAGAGCTTGTATTATGAAACCTTAAAGCATAATGGCGATTTCCCTATAATTGGCGTTAATACATTCTTGAGTAGTACAGGATCACCAACTGTACAACCTGCAGAAGTTATAAGAGCTACAGAAACAGAGAAGCAACACCAAATTGCAACATTAGAGAATCTTCATAAAACCTATGAAGATAGGATAGAGGATACTCTAAAATCGTTACAACACGCAGCAATACAAAATGAAAATATGTTTGATGTCCTTATGGAAGCGACTAAAGTTTGTTCTTTAGGGCAAATAACAGAAAGCTTATTTGAAGTTGGTGGCCAGTACAGACGTAATATGTAA
- a CDS encoding ribbon-helix-helix domain-containing protein, with translation MSRQSISFTEPNDEWLKAQVNGKEYSSKSELVNDLIRQARKQQVEIDWVRTKLEKAENSGFTNESKNEILAQSKTLLNG, from the coding sequence ATGTCACGACAAAGTATATCATTTACAGAACCTAATGACGAATGGCTGAAAGCACAAGTCAATGGAAAAGAATATTCAAGCAAAAGCGAATTAGTAAACGATTTAATTAGACAAGCTAGAAAACAACAAGTCGAAATTGATTGGGTTCGAACTAAATTGGAAAAAGCTGAAAATAGCGGATTTACAAACGAATCAAAAAATGAAATTTTAGCTCAATCAAAAACTTTACTGAATGGCTAA
- a CDS encoding type II toxin-antitoxin system RelE/ParE family toxin: MAKYRLSNEAKNDLIRIHHYGVKKFGMTQADIYIESFFEYFEIISQRPFSFESVDYVKKDYRRCVCGIDSIYYKINNDVVEIMAIVGRQDLNDIL, encoded by the coding sequence ATGGCTAAATATCGATTAAGTAACGAAGCAAAAAATGACTTAATCCGAATCCATCACTATGGAGTTAAAAAATTTGGAATGACTCAAGCGGATATATATATTGAATCATTCTTTGAATATTTTGAAATTATTTCTCAAAGGCCTTTTTCATTCGAGTCAGTTGATTATGTAAAAAAAGACTACCGAAGATGTGTCTGTGGAATAGATAGTATTTACTATAAAATAAATAATGACGTTGTTGAAATAATGGCAATTGTCGGAAGACAAGATTTAAATGACATACTGTAA